The following proteins are encoded in a genomic region of Sorangiineae bacterium MSr12523:
- a CDS encoding sedoheptulose 7-phosphate cyclase: MIGTGYNSVLERSHESASGNYRVLRTTGTGDETGLYTYSTLPDSWLLRTVKPVSYEIRICENLFDPNNSELVSTGSTKAGRRFVVVDENVDRCHGERIRRYLDHHDVEYRLCVICADESAKDFSTAAKIAEQLDAFGISRRNEPIIVIGGGVLMDIVGLVGSLYRRGTPFVRVPTTLIGLVDAGVGAKTGVNFNGHKNRLGTYFPADLTLLDVSFLSTLERRHISNGLAEVLKIALIKDRQLFESLEDHGRVLLDEKLQGASSAGRHAAGLVLRRAIHGMLEELQPNLWEAKLERCVDYGHTFSPTIEMNALPELLHGEAVCLDMAITTVLAHRRGSVNDEERERIFSVMRSLELPRWNPILQPNLLFKALEDTIRHRDGLQRLPLPIGIGDVVFVNDVAHEEIANAVDDLRRLHDEYT; this comes from the coding sequence ATGATCGGCACCGGTTACAATTCCGTCTTAGAAAGATCGCACGAATCGGCGTCTGGCAATTATCGAGTACTCCGCACGACAGGTACCGGCGACGAAACGGGCTTATATACTTACAGTACGTTACCCGATTCCTGGCTTTTGAGAACGGTAAAACCCGTCAGCTACGAAATCCGCATCTGCGAAAACCTGTTCGACCCGAACAATTCAGAGCTCGTTTCGACTGGCTCGACCAAAGCGGGGCGACGTTTCGTGGTCGTGGACGAAAATGTCGATCGATGCCATGGCGAACGCATCCGCCGATATCTCGATCATCACGACGTTGAATATAGGCTCTGCGTGATTTGCGCCGACGAATCAGCCAAGGATTTCTCTACGGCCGCGAAGATTGCCGAACAGCTTGACGCTTTCGGTATATCTCGGCGAAACGAGCCCATCATCGTCATCGGCGGCGGTGTGTTGATGGACATTGTCGGCTTGGTGGGCAGCCTGTATCGCCGCGGGACACCGTTCGTGCGCGTTCCGACTACGCTGATCGGCCTGGTCGACGCTGGGGTGGGGGCGAAAACCGGCGTGAATTTCAATGGCCACAAGAATCGATTGGGCACCTATTTTCCGGCCGATCTAACGTTGCTCGACGTGTCCTTTCTTTCCACGTTGGAGCGAAGGCATATCAGCAACGGCCTAGCCGAGGTCCTGAAAATAGCGCTCATCAAAGACCGGCAACTGTTCGAGTCGTTGGAGGATCACGGTAGGGTGCTGCTCGACGAAAAGCTTCAAGGAGCATCGTCCGCCGGCCGGCATGCCGCGGGTCTGGTGCTTCGGCGTGCCATTCACGGCATGCTCGAAGAACTGCAACCGAACCTGTGGGAAGCGAAGTTGGAACGATGCGTGGACTATGGCCACACCTTCAGCCCTACTATCGAAATGAATGCGTTGCCGGAGCTGCTTCACGGTGAAGCCGTCTGCCTCGACATGGCAATCACGACCGTGCTCGCCCATCGCAGGGGATCCGTAAACGACGAAGAGCGAGAACGCATTTTCAGCGTCATGCGGTCACTGGAGTTGCCGCGCTGGAACCCGATTCTGCAGCCGAATCTGTTGTTCAAGGCGCTCGAGGACACGATCCGTCATCGTGATGGGCTCCAGCGACTGCCGCTGCCCATCGGTATCGGCGACGTCGTTTTCGTCAACGACGTCGCTCATGAGGAGATCGCCAATGCAGTGGACGACCTGCGAAGGCTACATGACGAGTACACATGA